From the Solibacillus sp. FSL R5-0449 genome, one window contains:
- a CDS encoding penicillin-binding protein 2, with amino-acid sequence MRKITQNRQQNPKAKQRASLTFRMNVLFFSIFVLFSLLIFRLGYIQIVKGEDYVRELERTEEVRVNTSVPRGRIFDRYGRILVDNQPENAITYTKMQTTKSAEMLEIAEKLAHLIEQPTEKVTQRDKLDFWILRNPEKAKEKVTQKEMTKFQLENEELETKEINKEYDRRIRDRITDEELEQLSDFDLEVLAIYREMMTGYSLSPQIIKGENVSTEEFARVSEQLADLPGVNTTTDWKRVRLSPLAILGRTTVPSKGVPKSKLDYYLARDYSRNDRVGESYFEAQYEEILQGEKSVVKNITNKKGQVVETMTTFAGEPGKDLVTTIDVELQQKADEILEKYLLELKAKSGSQLLDRGFLVAMNPKTGELLSVVGKKIEKDKDTGKPYIVDYSYGTFTSAYEAGSTVKAATVLMGYNEGVIKPGTVMLDSPMRIGNITLNTLFNKTGSVMLNDLTALERSSNVYMFKIAMGIGGRTYSPGMRFSLKSGTLQTMRNEYAQFGLGVPTGVDLPGESTGYQADPDTDVKLLNLAIGQFDTYTTMQLAQYISTIANGGYRIQPRMLKEIRNPSKDGEYLGQVVEEVTPKILNKIENSQQEIDHVKEGLRRVYFGANGSAKRQFETADYTGAGKTGTAEVVYYGPQRDKWKTNTINIVHVGFAPYDDPEIAYAVIYPWATTIFNNNYLPQANLTARELVDSYFELKNKYAEEGLSTSKVEKPIIKHSDEKLDEDEEVETVNE; translated from the coding sequence TTGCGCAAAATTACGCAAAATCGTCAGCAAAATCCGAAGGCAAAGCAACGGGCAAGTTTAACTTTTCGGATGAATGTCCTTTTCTTTTCAATATTTGTTTTGTTCTCATTACTAATTTTTCGTCTAGGATATATACAAATTGTAAAAGGCGAAGATTATGTGCGCGAATTGGAGCGTACAGAAGAAGTACGGGTGAATACAAGTGTACCCCGTGGCCGTATTTTTGACCGCTATGGTCGTATTTTAGTGGATAATCAGCCTGAAAATGCGATTACTTATACAAAAATGCAAACAACAAAATCTGCTGAAATGCTTGAAATTGCAGAAAAACTTGCACATCTCATTGAGCAGCCGACAGAAAAAGTAACGCAACGGGATAAACTGGATTTCTGGATTTTACGGAATCCGGAAAAAGCAAAAGAAAAAGTTACACAAAAGGAAATGACGAAATTCCAACTTGAAAATGAAGAGTTAGAAACGAAAGAAATCAATAAAGAGTATGATCGACGAATCCGTGATCGTATTACAGATGAAGAACTGGAACAGCTTTCCGATTTTGATTTGGAAGTTCTGGCAATTTACCGCGAAATGATGACAGGCTATAGTTTATCGCCGCAAATTATTAAAGGTGAAAATGTTTCAACAGAAGAGTTTGCCCGAGTTTCAGAACAATTGGCAGACCTGCCTGGCGTAAATACGACAACAGATTGGAAGCGGGTGCGCTTGTCTCCATTGGCGATTTTAGGTCGTACAACGGTACCAAGCAAAGGTGTACCAAAGTCAAAACTGGACTATTATTTAGCACGTGATTATTCTCGTAATGACCGTGTTGGAGAAAGTTATTTTGAAGCACAGTACGAGGAAATTTTGCAGGGTGAAAAATCGGTCGTTAAAAATATTACGAATAAAAAAGGTCAAGTCGTTGAAACGATGACGACTTTTGCAGGGGAGCCCGGCAAAGATTTAGTAACAACAATCGATGTGGAACTACAGCAAAAAGCCGATGAAATTTTGGAAAAGTACTTATTGGAACTGAAAGCGAAAAGTGGTTCCCAATTACTGGACCGTGGCTTTTTAGTTGCGATGAATCCCAAAACCGGCGAACTTTTATCGGTAGTCGGTAAAAAAATAGAAAAAGATAAAGACACGGGCAAACCTTATATTGTTGACTATTCATACGGTACGTTTACGTCAGCCTATGAAGCAGGGTCAACGGTAAAAGCAGCAACTGTTTTAATGGGATACAATGAAGGCGTTATTAAGCCCGGAACGGTCATGCTCGATTCACCGATGCGAATCGGGAATATTACATTAAATACATTATTCAACAAGACAGGTAGTGTCATGCTGAATGATTTGACGGCATTAGAACGTTCATCCAACGTCTATATGTTCAAAATTGCGATGGGTATCGGTGGTCGTACGTATTCACCTGGTATGCGATTTAGTTTAAAGTCAGGTACATTGCAGACAATGCGAAATGAATACGCACAGTTCGGACTAGGTGTACCAACTGGTGTCGACCTTCCTGGTGAATCTACCGGTTATCAGGCTGACCCGGATACCGATGTAAAACTACTAAACTTGGCAATCGGACAGTTTGATACGTATACAACGATGCAATTGGCACAATATATTTCAACAATTGCGAACGGAGGATACCGTATCCAACCGAGAATGCTAAAGGAAATTCGCAACCCTTCTAAAGATGGAGAATATTTAGGGCAAGTTGTGGAAGAAGTAACACCTAAAATTTTAAACAAAATCGAAAACAGCCAACAGGAAATCGATCATGTTAAAGAAGGTCTGCGCCGCGTATACTTCGGTGCAAATGGTTCTGCAAAACGTCAATTTGAAACAGCAGATTATACCGGAGCTGGTAAAACAGGTACAGCCGAGGTAGTTTACTATGGACCACAGCGTGATAAGTGGAAAACAAACACAATCAACATTGTCCATGTAGGTTTTGCTCCATATGATGACCCGGAGATTGCCTATGCAGTCATTTATCCATGGGCTACGACAATCTTTAACAATAACTATTTACCACAGGCGAACTTGACGGCCCGTGAATTAGTAGATTCGTATTTTGAGCTGAAAAACAAATATGCAGAAGAAGGCTTATCTACAAGTAAAGTAGAAAAACCGATCATTAAGCATTCTGATGAAAAACTGGATGAGGACGAAGAAGTCGAAACAGTAAATGAATAA
- a CDS encoding universal stress protein, with product MSMTYKNILVAVDETNESLVAFRRAVQVALNNVGSRLYIVHVIDTRSFAFSESYNFEMMEKFTNNKKDLLDSLEKKAQQSGLTNIKKIIEYGTPKHVIARDIPQQEEVDLIICGVKRKGELARFFLGSVSEGILRNARCDVLVVRNN from the coding sequence ATGAGCATGACGTACAAAAATATACTAGTTGCCGTTGATGAAACAAATGAGTCGCTGGTTGCTTTTAGAAGAGCTGTGCAAGTGGCACTGAATAATGTCGGAAGTAGGCTGTATATTGTTCATGTAATTGATACTCGTTCCTTTGCATTTTCAGAAAGCTATAACTTTGAGATGATGGAAAAATTTACGAATAATAAAAAGGATCTATTAGATTCTTTAGAGAAAAAAGCGCAGCAGTCCGGGTTAACAAATATCAAAAAAATTATTGAATACGGAACACCCAAACACGTTATCGCACGAGATATCCCTCAGCAGGAAGAAGTGGATTTAATAATTTGCGGTGTAAAAAGAAAAGGAGAGTTAGCCCGTTTTTTCCTAGGATCCGTATCAGAAGGGATTTTAAGAAATGCCCGCTGTGACGTCCTAGTTGTAAGAAATAATTAA
- a CDS encoding SDR family oxidoreductase, translating into MKLQDKVAIVTGAASGMGKAIAEAYAKEGAKVVVSDLNEEGAKAVAGEITANGGTAFAIATNVTKDEDLQRLFDATIENYGQLDILVNNAGIMDGFEPVNEITDARWDMIFAVNTTSVMKSMRIATDMFLKQGHGVIVNNISAGGLNGGRAGAAYTASKHAVVGLTKNTAFMFSQSGIRVNGIAPGAVMTNIQQSMQNISQYGAGQQQKGSGLIPRVGNPEEIAKLAVFLGSEDSSFINGQIITADAGWTAY; encoded by the coding sequence ATGAAATTACAGGATAAAGTAGCAATCGTAACAGGTGCCGCTTCTGGTATGGGAAAAGCTATCGCGGAAGCTTATGCAAAAGAAGGAGCAAAAGTAGTTGTTTCGGATTTAAATGAAGAGGGCGCAAAAGCTGTTGCAGGTGAAATTACTGCAAACGGTGGTACAGCATTTGCAATTGCAACGAATGTTACAAAAGATGAAGACTTGCAAAGATTATTTGATGCCACAATTGAAAACTACGGACAGCTAGATATTTTAGTGAACAATGCCGGGATTATGGATGGATTCGAGCCTGTCAATGAAATTACAGATGCACGCTGGGATATGATTTTCGCTGTTAATACTACCTCAGTTATGAAGTCCATGCGTATCGCAACAGATATGTTCTTAAAACAAGGTCATGGAGTTATTGTAAATAATATTTCAGCTGGCGGTTTAAACGGTGGTCGTGCAGGTGCCGCATATACCGCTTCGAAACATGCTGTTGTCGGTTTAACAAAAAATACTGCATTCATGTTCTCTCAATCTGGTATTCGCGTAAACGGGATTGCACCAGGAGCTGTTATGACAAATATTCAACAGTCGATGCAAAATATTAGCCAATACGGTGCCGGCCAACAGCAAAAAGGTTCGGGACTGATTCCACGTGTTGGAAACCCGGAGGAAATCGCGAAACTGGCTGTATTTTTAGGTTCGGAAGACTCAAGTTTCATCAACGGTCAAATTATTACAGCGGATGCTGGTTGGACAGCTTATTAA